One Dermacentor silvarum isolate Dsil-2018 chromosome 10, BIME_Dsil_1.4, whole genome shotgun sequence genomic window carries:
- the LOC119431422 gene encoding uncharacterized protein LOC119431422, whose product MRPMNMAMKHFLVVAALLMLAVLVILPTCQADCDAKPKKKVKPKPFPNLMKNYRGGWKLTAEISDASENTTFYLIEYYDTKAQERFLRFKQDGGDDINLYYIARTRELFVYRSKRRRK is encoded by the exons ATGAGACCGATGAACATG GCCATGAAGCACTTCTTGGTCGTCGCCGCCCTGTTGATGCTTGCGGTGCTTGTTATTCTACCAACCTGCCAGGCTGACTGCGACGCAAAGCCAAAGAAGAAAGTCAAAC ccAAGCCTTTTCCAAACCTTATGAAAAATTACAGAGGCGGATGGAAACTTACGGCAGAAATCAGCGATGCCAGTGAG AATACGACGTTTTACCTGATCGAGTATTACGACACGAAAGCACAGGAGCGATTTCTCAGGTTCAAGCAAGACGGCGGAGACGACATCAACCTCTACTACATTGCGCGCACCAGGGAACTGTTCGTCTACCGGAGTAAGCGACGGCGAAAGTGA